A window of the Hordeum vulgare subsp. vulgare chromosome 5H, MorexV3_pseudomolecules_assembly, whole genome shotgun sequence genome harbors these coding sequences:
- the LOC123399586 gene encoding gamma-glutamyl peptidase 3-like: MKIVAVHDQPRRGRRYALLLAARDSEYVLKVYGGYFNVFLSAFGAGGEDGDICETWDMFRAVDGELPDLDDVGRYDGFVISGSPYDAYADELWIIRLCLLVREAVAARKRVLGICFGHQVVCRALGGRVGKARRGGWDIGIREVAMAATLPPCRFLDALRGLPQHAKITECHQDEVWEAPLGADVLASSDKTGVEMFCVGDHVLGIQGHPEYTGDILLNLVDRLSTSKSITVSFAEDVKRQLEATSPDREFWLKLCKSFLKTEELY; the protein is encoded by the exons ATGAAGATCGTGGCAGTTCATGATCAGCCAAGGAGGGGCAGGAGGTACGCGCTGCTGCTGGCAGCGCGGGACTCGGAGTACGTGCTCAAGGTGTAcggtggctacttcaacgtcttcCTGAGCGCCTTCGGCGCCGGCGGCGAAGACGGCGACATCTGCGAGACGTGGGACATGTTCCGGGCGGTGGACGGGGAGCTCCCCGATCTGGACGACGTCGGACGGTACGACGGCTTCGTCATCAGCGGCAGCCCTTACGACGCGTACGCCGACGAGCTCTGGATAATCCGGCTGTGCCTCCTCGTCCGGGAGGCCGTCGCCGCCCGGAAGCGCGTCCTCGGCATCTGCTTCGGCCACCAGGTGGTATGCCGCGCCCTCGGCGGCCGCGTCGGGAAGGCCAGGCGAGGCGGGTGGGACATCGGCATCCGGGAGGTGGCCATGGCGGCGACGCTGCCGCCGTGCAGGTTCCTCGACGCGCTGCGGGGCCTGCCCCAGCACGCCAAGATCACCGAGTGCCACCAGGACGAGGTCTGGGAGGCGCCGCTGGGCGCCGACGTGCTGGCGTCGTCCGACAAGACCGGCGTGGAGATGTTCTGCGTCGGCGACCATGTGCTGGGAATCCAGGGCCACCCGGAGTACACCGGCGACATACTCCTCAACCTCGTCGACCGCCTCTCCACCAGCAAATCCATCACC GTGTCGTTCGCCGAGGACGTGAAGAGGCAGCTGGAGGCTACTAGCCCTGACAGAGAGTTTTGGCTCAAGCTCTGCAAAAGTTTCCTCAAGACTGAAGAATTGTACTAG